One genomic window of Thioclava sp. GXIMD4216 includes the following:
- a CDS encoding outer membrane protein assembly factor BamD, which translates to MMHGKSAATRVGCLLLVATLAACSGKGDSPKDVPLDNFTAQQIYERGEYELEVGNPRRPTDALHYFQEVERLYPYSEWAQRSVIMQAYAQHRAKNYEEARSTAQRYLDTYPGSEDAPYAKYLLALSYYDQIDEVGRDQGLTYQALQALREVIEQYPDSDYARSAMLKFDLAFDHLAGKEMEIGRYYLKHGNYTAAINRFRVVVEQFQTTTHTPEALERLVEAYLALGLTDEAQTAAAILGHNFQSSPFYEDAYKLLRAKGLEPENKGDSWLSTIYRQVIKGQWL; encoded by the coding sequence ATGATGCACGGCAAATCAGCGGCTACAAGGGTCGGGTGTCTCTTGCTGGTGGCGACCCTCGCTGCCTGTTCGGGCAAAGGCGACAGCCCCAAGGATGTGCCTCTGGATAACTTCACCGCGCAGCAGATCTACGAGCGCGGCGAATACGAGCTGGAAGTGGGGAACCCGCGCCGTCCGACGGATGCGCTGCATTACTTCCAAGAGGTCGAGCGTCTTTATCCCTATTCGGAATGGGCGCAGCGCTCTGTGATCATGCAGGCCTATGCCCAGCACCGCGCGAAGAATTACGAAGAGGCGCGCTCGACCGCGCAGCGTTATCTTGACACCTATCCGGGGTCGGAAGATGCGCCCTATGCGAAATATCTTCTGGCGCTGAGCTATTACGACCAGATCGATGAGGTCGGTCGCGATCAGGGCCTGACCTATCAGGCGCTGCAGGCGCTGCGCGAAGTGATCGAGCAATATCCCGACAGCGATTATGCGCGCTCGGCAATGCTGAAATTCGACCTTGCCTTCGACCATCTGGCGGGCAAGGAAATGGAGATCGGTCGCTATTACCTCAAGCACGGCAATTACACGGCGGCCATCAACCGCTTCCGTGTCGTGGTCGAGCAGTTCCAGACCACGACCCACACGCCCGAGGCGCTGGAACGTCTGGTCGAGGCCTATCTGGCTCTTGGTCTGACCGACGAGGCCCAGACGGCGGCGGCGATCCTTGGCCATAACTTCCAGTCTTCGCCCTTCTACGAAGACGCCTACAAGCTTTTGCGTGCCAAAGGGCTTGAACCGGAAAACAAGGGCGATAGCTGGCTTTCAACGATTTACCGCCAGGTTATCAAGGGGCAGTGGCTGTAA
- the ftsZ gene encoding cell division protein FtsZ, whose translation MTLNLMMTDQQDLKPRITVFGVGGAGGNAVNNMIEQALEGVEFVVANTDAQALQQSKSQARIQMGIKATEGLGAGARPSVGAAAAEETIEEIVDHLAGAHMCFITAGMGGGTGTGAAPIIAQAARELGVLTVGVVTKPFQFEGTKRMRQAEEGLEALQKVVDTLIIIPNQNLFRLANEKTTFTEAFEMADDVLYQGVKGVTDLMVRPGLINLDFADVRAVMDEMGKAMMGTGEASGEDRAIQAAEKAIANPLLDEISLKGAKGVLINITGGYDLTLFELDEAANRIREEVDPDANIIVGSTLDPDMDGMMRVSVVATGIDALAAPAEVPVPRRTLAEPLRNPQEAAEEARAAAPHVQEPAPAPRQPQVAVTSAQPVQQSRGYQAPQHRAAQEYRPAQAEMRQSAPQQAERHYEQPRQAAAQPQYEAPAAQPQYRQQQPRAQYAAPQEEPQQAPTYQSRQPHYNEAAEEAAEYVAPRPRQPGQPSPEALARLQAAVNRQPAQGVAPQQPRQGMAAERAPQPQAEKPRFGINSLINRMTGHAHDAQQPAQQPARQQPRAQAPAPQQPQARAEDYDDEQTNDQDRIEIPAFLRRQAN comes from the coding sequence ATGACCTTGAACCTCATGATGACCGATCAACAGGATCTGAAGCCGCGGATTACCGTCTTCGGCGTTGGTGGCGCTGGGGGCAACGCCGTCAATAACATGATCGAACAGGCGCTGGAAGGCGTGGAGTTCGTTGTTGCCAATACCGACGCGCAGGCGCTCCAGCAATCCAAGAGCCAGGCGCGCATCCAGATGGGGATCAAGGCGACCGAAGGTCTGGGCGCGGGCGCGCGCCCGTCTGTAGGTGCGGCTGCGGCCGAGGAGACGATCGAAGAGATCGTCGACCACCTTGCAGGCGCGCATATGTGCTTCATCACCGCCGGTATGGGCGGCGGCACCGGCACCGGTGCGGCACCGATCATCGCGCAGGCCGCGCGTGAGCTGGGCGTACTGACCGTTGGCGTCGTGACCAAGCCCTTCCAGTTCGAAGGCACCAAGCGCATGCGTCAGGCCGAAGAAGGTCTGGAAGCGCTGCAAAAGGTTGTGGATACGCTGATCATCATCCCCAACCAGAACCTGTTCCGCCTTGCCAACGAAAAGACCACCTTCACCGAAGCCTTCGAGATGGCCGATGATGTGCTCTATCAGGGCGTGAAGGGTGTGACCGACCTCATGGTCCGTCCGGGCCTGATCAACCTCGACTTCGCGGATGTTCGCGCCGTGATGGACGAGATGGGCAAGGCAATGATGGGCACCGGCGAGGCCTCGGGCGAGGATCGTGCGATCCAGGCGGCAGAGAAGGCGATTGCCAACCCGCTCTTGGACGAGATCTCGCTGAAAGGCGCGAAGGGTGTGCTGATCAACATCACCGGCGGTTACGACCTGACCCTGTTCGAACTGGACGAAGCGGCCAACCGTATCCGCGAGGAAGTTGATCCGGATGCGAATATCATCGTTGGTTCGACCCTCGACCCCGATATGGATGGCATGATGCGCGTGTCGGTTGTGGCAACCGGTATCGACGCTCTGGCCGCTCCGGCAGAAGTTCCGGTGCCGCGTCGCACTCTGGCAGAGCCGCTGCGCAATCCGCAGGAAGCGGCCGAAGAAGCCCGCGCCGCTGCTCCGCATGTGCAGGAACCGGCTCCGGCCCCGCGTCAGCCGCAAGTTGCCGTGACCTCGGCCCAGCCCGTTCAGCAATCGCGCGGCTATCAGGCCCCGCAGCACCGTGCCGCACAGGAATACCGTCCGGCACAGGCGGAGATGCGCCAGTCGGCCCCGCAACAGGCCGAGCGTCATTACGAGCAGCCGCGTCAGGCCGCAGCCCAGCCGCAATACGAGGCACCCGCTGCCCAGCCGCAATATCGCCAGCAGCAGCCGCGCGCCCAATATGCCGCGCCGCAGGAAGAGCCGCAGCAGGCCCCGACCTACCAGTCGCGTCAGCCGCATTATAACGAAGCTGCCGAAGAGGCCGCCGAATATGTGGCCCCGCGTCCGCGTCAGCCCGGTCAGCCCTCGCCTGAGGCGCTTGCCCGTCTGCAGGCCGCTGTGAACCGTCAGCCGGCACAGGGTGTGGCTCCGCAGCAACCGCGTCAGGGCATGGCCGCAGAGCGCGCGCCGCAGCCGCAGGCCGAGAAGCCGCGTTTCGGGATCAACTCGCTGATCAACCGCATGACCGGCCACGCACATGATGCGCAGCAGCCCGCGCAGCAACCGGCCCGTCAGCAGCCGCGTGCTCAGGCGCCCGCACCGCAGCAGCCGCAGGCCCGCGCGGAAGACTATGATGACGAGCAGACCAATGATCAGGATCGCATCGAGATTCCGGCCTTCCTGCGCCGTCAGGCAAACTGA
- the lpxC gene encoding UDP-3-O-acyl-N-acetylglucosamine deacetylase, with amino-acid sequence MQTSLAKPVSFDGVGLHKGQPVRMRLLPAPADHGIVFNRVDVTERNGLIAARWDNVTNARLCTLIENEDGITVSTIEHIMAALAGCGVHNALIEIDGPEVPILDGSSAPFVKGIRAAGLVEVGGQLRALRILRPVEVTEGEAWARLEPNRTLEIDFSIDFTDKAIGHQHKRLGMSNGAFVRELMDSRTFCRRADVEMMQKNGLALGGTYDNAVVIDGDKVLSPGGLRHKDEAVRHKMLDALGDLLLAGGPILGRYVGNRSGHAMTNKLLRAVFATPGAYEWVVLDSEAADATPGAGVCMPHLFAAQ; translated from the coding sequence GTGCAGACCAGCCTTGCAAAACCCGTGAGCTTCGATGGTGTCGGCCTCCACAAAGGCCAGCCCGTGCGCATGCGTCTTTTGCCTGCGCCCGCCGATCATGGCATCGTGTTCAACCGCGTGGATGTGACGGAACGTAACGGTCTGATCGCGGCCCGTTGGGATAATGTGACCAATGCCCGCCTTTGCACCCTGATCGAAAACGAAGACGGGATCACCGTCTCGACGATCGAACATATCATGGCCGCTCTGGCCGGTTGCGGCGTGCATAATGCGCTGATCGAAATCGACGGGCCGGAAGTGCCGATCCTTGACGGATCCTCGGCCCCCTTCGTCAAAGGCATCCGCGCTGCCGGTCTGGTGGAAGTGGGCGGCCAGTTGCGCGCCTTGCGTATCCTGCGCCCCGTCGAGGTGACGGAGGGCGAGGCATGGGCGCGACTGGAACCCAACCGCACGCTCGAGATCGATTTCTCGATTGATTTCACCGACAAGGCGATCGGTCATCAGCACAAACGTCTGGGCATGTCCAACGGCGCTTTCGTGCGCGAGTTGATGGATAGCCGCACCTTCTGCCGCCGTGCCGATGTGGAGATGATGCAGAAGAACGGTCTGGCCCTTGGCGGCACCTATGACAATGCGGTCGTGATCGATGGCGACAAGGTGCTTAGCCCCGGTGGCCTGCGCCACAAGGACGAGGCGGTGCGCCATAAGATGCTGGACGCGCTTGGCGACCTTCTGCTGGCAGGCGGGCCGATTCTCGGGCGCTATGTGGGCAACCGCTCGGGGCATGCGATGACCAACAAGCTGCTGCGCGCGGTCTTCGCCACGCCTGGCGCCTATGAGTGGGTCGTGCTTGATTCCGAAGCGGCAGACGCCACCCCCGGCGCGGGCGTCTGTATGCCGCATCTTTTCGCCGCCCAGTAA
- a CDS encoding FAD-linked oxidase C-terminal domain-containing protein — protein MAYDAALDALKSLLGDRLSLTQADRDLHGQNETWFAPAPPDAVAYPATTEEVSQIMKICTAHKMPVVAWGTGTSLEGHALAIHGGLCLDMSRMDKLVELYQDDMQVRVQPGMTREVLNTELRATGLFFPVDPGANASLGGMASTRASGTTTVGYGTMKDNVMGLEVVLADGTIIRTGSRARKSSAGYDLTALMLGSEGTLGIITELTLKLHGQPEAVSSAVCAFDTLHAAVETVQMVIQMGIRMARIEFVDAMTAQIFNKMNGTDLPEKPHLMIEFHGSEAMVAEQSERFGEVVSEMGGANFDWATTTEDRTRLWRMRHGAYPACIAYRPGCMGLVTDIVVPISRLAEAVEDTRRDIDAAGLVGPILGHVGDGNFHSVLMLDRNDKDEFKRAKEVAAKMSERALSMGGTVTGEHGIGMGKLAYMEAEHGAAWQVMGAIKQALDPLNILNPGKMVPDQTKAVREAAE, from the coding sequence ATGGCATATGATGCAGCCCTCGACGCCCTGAAATCCCTGCTGGGGGACCGGTTGAGCCTGACGCAGGCCGATCGCGACCTGCATGGCCAGAATGAAACCTGGTTCGCCCCCGCGCCGCCCGATGCGGTGGCCTATCCCGCCACGACCGAAGAGGTGTCGCAGATCATGAAGATCTGCACCGCCCATAAGATGCCGGTGGTGGCTTGGGGCACGGGCACTTCGCTGGAAGGGCACGCGCTGGCAATTCATGGCGGGCTCTGTCTGGATATGAGCCGGATGGATAAGCTGGTCGAGCTCTATCAGGACGACATGCAGGTCCGCGTCCAGCCCGGCATGACGCGCGAGGTGCTCAACACCGAACTGCGCGCCACGGGGCTGTTCTTCCCTGTCGATCCGGGGGCGAATGCGTCCTTGGGGGGCATGGCCTCGACGCGGGCGTCTGGCACCACCACGGTGGGTTACGGTACGATGAAGGATAACGTGATGGGGCTGGAGGTCGTGCTGGCCGATGGCACCATCATCCGCACCGGCTCGCGCGCGCGGAAGTCTTCGGCAGGCTATGACCTGACCGCGCTGATGCTGGGCTCGGAAGGCACGCTGGGGATTATCACGGAACTCACGCTGAAACTGCATGGCCAGCCCGAGGCAGTCTCTTCGGCGGTCTGTGCTTTCGATACCCTGCATGCGGCGGTGGAAACCGTGCAGATGGTGATCCAGATGGGCATCCGCATGGCGCGGATCGAGTTTGTCGATGCGATGACCGCGCAGATCTTCAACAAGATGAACGGCACCGACCTGCCGGAAAAACCGCATCTGATGATCGAGTTCCACGGGTCCGAGGCGATGGTGGCCGAGCAATCCGAACGCTTTGGCGAGGTGGTCTCCGAGATGGGCGGCGCCAATTTCGACTGGGCGACCACCACCGAGGACCGCACGCGGCTGTGGCGGATGCGTCATGGCGCCTATCCGGCCTGTATCGCCTATCGTCCGGGCTGTATGGGGCTGGTGACCGATATCGTGGTGCCGATCTCGCGTCTGGCCGAAGCGGTCGAGGACACCCGCCGCGACATTGATGCGGCGGGGCTGGTCGGCCCGATCCTTGGCCATGTGGGCGATGGGAATTTCCACTCGGTTCTGATGCTGGATCGCAACGACAAGGATGAATTCAAACGCGCCAAAGAGGTCGCCGCCAAAATGTCCGAGCGCGCGCTGTCGATGGGCGGGACGGTGACCGGCGAACATGGTATCGGCATGGGCAAGCTGGCCTATATGGAGGCCGAACATGGTGCGGCATGGCAGGTCATGGGCGCGATCAAACAGGCGCTCGACCCGTTGAATATTCTTAATCCCGGCAAGATGGTGCCGGACCAGACCAAGGCCGTCAGGGAGGCTGCTGAATGA
- a CDS encoding extracellular solute-binding protein has product MTFKKALLASTAAALFAAPLSAEEMANSMTIVSWGGAYQNSQNKAYVEPYLAENPGLTAHWDESSNEAVAKLRAMNEAGNVTWDLVDVVASDAIRLCDEGLAAEIDPETDLVKGADGSSAEDDFGDLMVSDCFIPQIVYSTTVGYRTDMVPEGTDPPTDICALFDTKTYPGKRALEKRPINNMEWALYCDGVAKDDIYDVLETDEGQERAFKKLDTIKKDVVWWSAGADTPQLLADGEVFMGSTYNGRLFSVIEEQHQPVAMLWDMQVFDIDGWIIPAGLPADRLARVKDFIKKETTTEALAREASYISYGPARASSAPLVGKHATLGIDMAPHMPTDPANAKNTLLYNYEWWADYRDDLDAKFQAWLAQ; this is encoded by the coding sequence ATGACTTTCAAGAAAGCCCTTCTGGCGAGTACCGCCGCGGCTCTGTTTGCCGCGCCGCTCTCTGCAGAGGAGATGGCCAATTCCATGACGATCGTGTCTTGGGGCGGGGCCTACCAGAACAGCCAGAACAAAGCCTATGTTGAGCCCTATCTCGCCGAAAATCCCGGTTTGACCGCCCATTGGGATGAATCCTCCAATGAGGCCGTGGCCAAGCTGCGCGCAATGAACGAAGCCGGTAACGTGACCTGGGATCTGGTCGATGTCGTGGCCTCCGACGCGATCCGGCTGTGCGATGAAGGGCTGGCCGCCGAGATCGACCCCGAGACCGATCTTGTCAAAGGGGCGGACGGCTCCAGCGCCGAGGATGATTTCGGGGATCTGATGGTGTCGGACTGCTTCATTCCGCAGATCGTCTATTCGACCACCGTCGGGTACCGGACCGATATGGTGCCCGAAGGCACCGATCCGCCGACCGATATCTGCGCCCTGTTCGACACCAAAACCTATCCGGGCAAGCGCGCGCTTGAGAAGCGTCCGATCAACAATATGGAATGGGCGCTGTATTGTGACGGCGTCGCCAAAGACGATATCTACGATGTTCTGGAGACCGATGAAGGTCAGGAACGCGCCTTCAAGAAGCTCGACACCATCAAGAAGGATGTTGTCTGGTGGTCCGCCGGTGCCGATACGCCGCAGCTTCTGGCCGATGGCGAGGTCTTCATGGGCTCCACCTATAATGGCCGTCTCTTCTCGGTCATCGAAGAGCAGCATCAGCCGGTGGCCATGCTCTGGGATATGCAGGTCTTCGATATCGATGGCTGGATCATTCCGGCAGGGCTGCCCGCCGACCGTCTGGCGCGCGTGAAGGACTTCATCAAGAAGGAAACCACCACCGAGGCTCTGGCCCGCGAGGCCAGCTATATCTCCTACGGTCCGGCGCGGGCCTCTTCGGCACCGCTGGTTGGCAAACACGCGACGCTGGGCATCGATATGGCCCCGCATATGCCGACCGATCCGGCCAATGCGAAAAACACCCTTCTGTATAACTACGAATGGTGGGCCGATTACCGCGACGATCTGGATGCCAAGTTCCAGGCATGGCTCGCGCAGTAA
- a CDS encoding ABC transporter ATP-binding protein, which translates to MAMNSDNGGFVVFDRVQKSYDGENLVVKDLNLSIGKGEFLTMLGPSGSGKTTCLMMLAGFETATNGEIRLGGTNINNVPPHKRGIGMVFQNYALFPHMTVAENLAFPLEVRKMGKAEREAKIKRALDMVQMGAFANRRPGQMSGGQCQRIALARALVFDPELVLMDEPLGALDKQLREHMQFEIKALHENLGITVVYVTHDQGEALTMSDRVAVFNDGRIQQLAPPDELYERPKNSFVAQFIGENNRLPGKVETLDKAAGLCTIRLQNGELIAATAVNIRHEGQDTLVSIRPERIEFDPARMAPDWHLIEAEVLDVVYMGDIYRTVLRVAGTEDFVMKTRNTLGASMLPKGQKIKIGWHPDDARALDPL; encoded by the coding sequence TTGGCTATGAACAGTGACAACGGCGGATTCGTCGTTTTCGACCGCGTGCAAAAAAGCTACGACGGTGAGAATCTGGTCGTAAAAGACCTCAACCTGTCCATCGGAAAAGGCGAGTTTCTGACGATGCTCGGGCCGTCAGGCTCGGGCAAGACGACCTGCCTGATGATGCTTGCAGGCTTCGAGACCGCGACCAATGGCGAGATTCGTCTTGGGGGAACTAATATCAACAACGTGCCGCCGCACAAGCGCGGAATTGGCATGGTGTTCCAGAATTATGCGCTTTTCCCGCATATGACGGTGGCCGAAAATCTGGCCTTCCCGCTGGAAGTGCGCAAAATGGGCAAGGCCGAACGCGAGGCCAAGATCAAGCGCGCGCTGGATATGGTGCAGATGGGGGCGTTTGCCAACCGTCGTCCGGGCCAGATGTCGGGCGGTCAATGCCAGCGGATCGCGCTGGCGCGGGCGCTGGTCTTCGATCCCGAGCTGGTCTTGATGGACGAACCGCTCGGCGCGCTCGACAAGCAGCTGCGCGAGCATATGCAGTTCGAGATCAAGGCGCTGCACGAGAACCTTGGCATCACCGTCGTCTATGTGACCCATGATCAGGGCGAGGCGCTGACCATGTCGGACCGCGTGGCGGTGTTCAATGATGGCCGCATCCAGCAGCTCGCGCCGCCCGACGAGCTGTATGAACGCCCCAAAAACAGCTTCGTGGCGCAGTTCATCGGCGAAAACAACCGTCTGCCGGGCAAGGTCGAAACCCTCGACAAGGCGGCGGGGCTGTGCACCATCCGGCTGCAGAATGGCGAGCTGATCGCGGCGACGGCGGTCAATATCCGCCATGAGGGGCAGGACACGCTGGTATCGATCCGCCCCGAACGTATCGAATTCGACCCCGCTCGTATGGCGCCCGACTGGCACCTGATCGAGGCCGAAGTCCTTGATGTCGTCTATATGGGCGATATCTACCGCACCGTCCTGCGCGTCGCGGGCACGGAAGATTTCGTGATGAAGACCCGTAATACATTGGGCGCCTCGATGCTTCCGAAAGGCCAGAAGATCAAAATCGGCTGGCACCCTGATGATGCACGGGCACTCGACCCTCTGTGA
- a CDS encoding ABC transporter permease gives MSDTVESADQISGEGSRELKRSLARALRAQKMRALAMIAPLLIFILVTFIAPIADMLFRSVENEIVSDTLPLTVKALDDWDYSSGQAPSEKVFAAFYYDMYVASELKEHTRLGSRLNYETTGISSLFRKSGRRVDRFDTDIYTKQFTALDPAWAAPATWETLAGVLEETPDALPETAGALKDYEHMLKADGKTLAKTKPVDMLFTALYRDLAAGAPGPEGTLAPIFAQAKAAVGSFETVSIRDQFSAIDKGWLDPEVWGTIKAYAPKFTPGYFLTAIDYKLTPHGIEKQPEDQQVYLKLFWRTLVMSLAITVSCILLGYPVAYLLANLPMRTSNLLMILVLLPFWTSLLVRTSAWKVLLQNQGVINDILVWAHIIGEDGRLALINNQTGTIIAMTHILLPFMILPLYSVMQTIPPTYVRAAKSLGATDWTAFWRVYFPQSVPGIGAGSILVFILAIGYYITPELVGGTSGIFISNRIAYHISSSLNWGLAAALGSILLAAVMLLYWAYDKIVGIDNVKLG, from the coding sequence ATGAGCGACACCGTCGAAAGCGCCGACCAGATTTCCGGCGAAGGCAGCCGCGAACTCAAGCGCAGTCTTGCGCGCGCGCTGCGGGCACAGAAGATGCGGGCGCTGGCAATGATCGCCCCGCTGCTGATTTTCATTCTCGTGACGTTTATCGCGCCGATTGCGGATATGCTGTTCCGTTCGGTCGAGAACGAGATCGTGTCCGACACGCTGCCACTGACGGTGAAGGCGCTTGACGATTGGGATTATAGCAGCGGCCAAGCCCCGTCCGAAAAGGTCTTTGCCGCTTTCTATTACGATATGTATGTCGCCTCCGAGCTGAAAGAACATACCCGTCTTGGCTCGCGGCTGAATTACGAGACCACGGGGATCTCGTCGCTGTTCCGTAAGTCGGGCCGCCGTGTGGACCGGTTCGATACGGATATCTACACCAAGCAGTTCACGGCGCTGGATCCGGCATGGGCGGCCCCCGCCACATGGGAGACGCTGGCCGGGGTTCTTGAAGAGACCCCCGATGCGCTGCCCGAAACCGCAGGCGCGCTGAAAGATTACGAACATATGCTGAAGGCGGATGGCAAGACGCTGGCCAAAACCAAGCCGGTCGATATGCTGTTCACCGCGCTTTACCGCGATCTGGCCGCCGGTGCGCCGGGGCCGGAGGGCACGCTTGCGCCGATCTTCGCGCAGGCCAAGGCGGCGGTGGGCAGCTTCGAGACCGTCTCGATCCGCGACCAGTTTTCGGCCATCGACAAGGGCTGGCTCGACCCCGAAGTATGGGGCACCATCAAGGCCTATGCGCCGAAATTCACTCCCGGCTATTTCCTGACCGCCATTGACTACAAACTGACCCCGCATGGCATCGAGAAACAGCCCGAAGACCAGCAGGTCTATCTGAAGCTGTTCTGGCGCACGCTGGTGATGTCGCTGGCGATTACGGTCAGCTGTATCCTGCTGGGCTATCCGGTGGCCTATCTGCTGGCCAATCTGCCGATGCGCACCTCGAACCTGTTGATGATCCTTGTGCTTCTGCCTTTCTGGACCTCGCTTCTGGTGCGGACCTCGGCGTGGAAGGTGCTGTTGCAAAATCAGGGGGTGATCAATGATATTCTCGTCTGGGCGCATATCATCGGGGAAGACGGGCGGCTGGCGCTGATCAATAACCAGACCGGCACGATCATCGCGATGACCCATATCCTGCTGCCCTTCATGATCTTGCCACTGTATTCCGTGATGCAGACCATCCCGCCAACCTATGTGCGTGCGGCCAAATCCTTGGGCGCGACCGACTGGACGGCCTTCTGGCGGGTCTACTTCCCGCAATCGGTGCCGGGCATCGGGGCAGGGTCCATTCTCGTGTTCATCCTTGCCATCGGCTACTACATTACGCCGGAACTGGTGGGGGGTACCTCGGGGATCTTCATCTCGAACCGCATCGCTTATCACATCTCCAGCTCGCTGAACTGGGGTCTCGCCGCCGCCCTTGGCAGCATCCTTCTGGCCGCCGTCATGCTGCTCTACTGGGCCTATGACAAAATCGTCGGCATCGATAACGTGAAACTGGGATAA
- a CDS encoding SgcJ/EcaC family oxidoreductase — MISSIEVPFPSPEDLPRAFTRAWSSKDARLMASFFTDDADFLGLTGESADGRAQIAELLAGELAGAFSRARLVTGKVRFRPVGRDVVIVQQRFVLSGIINADGSDAGRVGAVFISVMTRAGTGWLIVSGQFVVES; from the coding sequence ATGATCTCTTCCATCGAGGTTCCGTTTCCGAGCCCCGAAGATTTGCCGCGCGCGTTCACCCGCGCGTGGAGCTCGAAGGACGCGCGGCTTATGGCGTCTTTCTTTACCGACGATGCCGATTTCCTCGGGCTGACGGGGGAATCCGCCGACGGGCGCGCACAGATTGCCGAATTGCTGGCGGGCGAGCTGGCAGGGGCGTTCTCCCGCGCGAGGCTGGTCACCGGCAAGGTGCGTTTCCGGCCTGTGGGGCGCGATGTGGTGATTGTGCAGCAACGTTTCGTGCTGTCGGGCATCATCAATGCCGATGGCTCGGATGCCGGACGGGTCGGGGCGGTGTTCATTTCGGTCATGACACGCGCGGGCACCGGCTGGTTGATTGTTTCGGGCCAGTTCGTGGTTGAAAGCTAA
- the recN gene encoding DNA repair protein RecN codes for MLRSLEIRDILIVERTELDFGAGLNVLTGETGAGKSILLDCLGFVLGWRGRAELVRKGAEQGEVTAEFDLPEGHPVRDILREADLPEDDALILRRVNRADGRKTAYVNDRRVTGEVLRRISASLVELHGQQDDGGLLNEKGHRAMLDAFAENAPLLAQVAAAWKDRSAARKALSAAQAALAEVQAEEEFLRHSVAELDKLDPQPGEEAPLDTERRVMQQAEKIRSDVARALQALGPEGAEGLMREADRWLQGAADRAEGRLDQPLSVLERALIELGDATQCVEEALDALSFDPYALEATEERLFAIRALARKHGVQPDDLGDFATGLRARLEALDAGEGRIRDLESAVTKADLAYREVADRLGLARRKAATRLDQAMAAELAPLKMERAVFETRVSAGEPSVEGSDNVAFTVATNPGAPAGPLNKIASGGELSRFLLALKVVLSKGADALVLIFDEIDRGVGGATADAVGRRLARVAEEAQVLVVTHSPQVAARGAQHFRVQKRVEGGMTLSEVVPLDETERRDEIARMIAGAEVTDAARAAAAELLGAG; via the coding sequence ATGCTGCGCAGCCTTGAGATTCGCGATATCCTCATCGTGGAACGCACCGAGTTGGACTTCGGTGCGGGGCTCAATGTTTTGACGGGCGAGACAGGGGCGGGGAAGTCGATCCTGCTGGACTGTCTGGGCTTTGTGCTGGGCTGGCGGGGGCGTGCCGAACTGGTGCGCAAGGGGGCCGAACAGGGCGAAGTCACCGCCGAGTTCGACCTGCCCGAGGGCCATCCGGTGCGCGACATCCTGCGCGAGGCCGATCTGCCCGAAGATGACGCGCTGATCCTGCGCCGTGTGAACCGCGCCGATGGCCGCAAGACCGCCTATGTCAACGACCGCCGTGTGACGGGCGAGGTGCTACGCCGGATCTCGGCGTCGCTGGTGGAGCTGCATGGGCAGCAGGATGATGGCGGTTTGCTGAATGAAAAAGGCCACCGCGCGATGCTGGATGCCTTCGCCGAAAACGCCCCGCTTCTGGCGCAGGTTGCGGCGGCGTGGAAAGATCGTTCTGCGGCGCGCAAGGCCCTGTCGGCGGCGCAGGCCGCATTGGCCGAGGTGCAGGCCGAGGAAGAATTCCTGCGTCATTCGGTGGCCGAGCTGGACAAGCTGGACCCTCAGCCGGGCGAGGAAGCGCCCCTTGATACCGAGCGCCGCGTGATGCAGCAGGCCGAGAAGATCCGCTCGGATGTGGCGCGCGCCTTGCAGGCCTTGGGGCCGGAAGGGGCCGAAGGGCTGATGCGCGAGGCCGACCGCTGGCTTCAGGGCGCCGCTGACCGTGCCGAGGGGCGGCTCGATCAACCTCTCAGCGTGCTGGAACGCGCGCTGATCGAATTGGGCGATGCCACGCAATGCGTGGAAGAGGCGCTGGATGCGCTCAGCTTCGACCCTTACGCGCTGGAAGCCACCGAGGAGCGTCTTTTTGCCATTCGTGCTTTGGCCCGCAAACATGGGGTGCAACCCGATGATCTGGGTGATTTCGCCACCGGACTGCGCGCGCGGCTTGAGGCGCTGGATGCAGGCGAGGGCCGGATCCGCGATCTCGAATCGGCCGTGACCAAGGCCGATCTGGCCTATCGCGAGGTGGCCGACAGGCTGGGTCTGGCGCGGCGCAAGGCGGCCACCCGTTTGGATCAGGCGATGGCGGCGGAGCTGGCACCGCTGAAGATGGAACGCGCGGTGTTCGAGACCCGCGTGTCGGCGGGCGAACCCTCAGTGGAAGGCTCGGATAATGTGGCCTTCACCGTGGCCACCAACCCCGGCGCGCCTGCGGGGCCGCTGAACAAGATCGCCTCGGGTGGCGAGCTTTCGCGGTTTTTGCTGGCGCTGAAGGTGGTGCTGTCGAAGGGCGCCGATGCGCTGGTGCTGATCTTTGACGAGATCGACCGCGGGGTGGGGGGGGCCACCGCCGATGCGGTGGGCCGTCGTCTGGCGCGGGTGGCCGAAGAGGCACAGGTGCTGGTGGTGACCCATTCGCCGCAGGTGGCCGCAAGGGGTGCACAGCATTTCCGCGTGCAGAAACGGGTGGAAGGTGGGATGACGCTGTCCGAGGTCGTGCCGCTGGATGAGACCGAACGCCGCGACGAGATCGCCCGTATGATCGCCGGTGCCGAGGTGACAGATGCCGCCCGTGCCGCCGCAGCCGAGCTTCTGGGGGCGGGCTGA